The Juglans microcarpa x Juglans regia isolate MS1-56 chromosome 2D, Jm3101_v1.0, whole genome shotgun sequence DNA window aaaatagtTTTTTGCGTGGTCTtttctatgtgcacactcggagctccgagaatgataaagggaagattcacattctgtttctactcggttggCCACCAAGGTTTggacaaccctaccacgaggggtaaacatgaaattctgttctgatatgatgtttcagttatgctatgctaaGGGAATtttgattaagaatatttttgaactttcgctctgatgtctttgataacatgttctgactctgcattttaaaaataaaaactcttttgttcttcattctgaactctgtaaatgctcatatttgcatactagtatatattttctgcttactgagttgttgataactcactccttatctccataatatgtttaagatattttttatgcaacAACTGGAAGTCAGGAATAtggagtacttgcaagttttgttgatcatagaagattaAGTGTCTTAAGGTACAAGGACTTTTTGGAAAGTCTttttggtagtgttgatattttatgttactttggtattttgagtaatggatattTCAAGTCTTTGTGGAaatgtatatgtatattattgAGGCACATTTGATGTGCCCTTatgtaggaacatggatatttgtgttgaacaaataggttaatatgttatggagactctttacacgtgagacctataactttttttaactcaatacctctttacacgtgagacccaaaatctttttcaacttttcataaatacatttaaattcatcttaacattcaaagacatataaaatcatcttagATGGGTCTCATAGAACTTActtcaccatctcaacttactactattcatagagagctcaactcaactcaacattcaaatacagcCTTACACTAGATCATGATTAGTTGTATGCcaattagtttatatatatatatatatatatgtttttgcagtaaaaaaaaaaaacatgcacgCGCACTCTTTTCGTAAACATCAAACAGTATGTACCAAATTAATATCATGAATCTGAATCCGTCCATCGTGATCTTAATCGCAATTAAATGAAGGAAACATTAACGCATAACGCCCTCTAGAGTCTAAATGTAAGTTCAAAAGCCACCTCGTCCACTAGTACTTCATTGAAAGAAGTCTTGAGGAATTGTCACAGTCCTCATGATCTCCATTAATTACTTAGGAACCTTCAGTTACTAAAGGTTTTAGTGTACtactatatatacaataattagCAACGATCGAGCGAGGGGTGAAAACTACGTACGTAGTACttgtaagaaataataattaatatgtacgTGTAGATGAAATTGGTGAATAGGACGGGGTCCTTATGAAACTAATTGAAGTGCCCCAACCAACACAAATGCATAAATGCACAGAAACATCGATCGATCTCCTCATTGTATCGTACAAGACCATGAgtaataccatatatataaacatatatatatatatatatatatatatatatatatcagtcaGTCATGTGTTACttctatatattgatcatatcgATCATTTCATTACATTAAAAAGCTGCAAAAGGTGCTTGCGGGTTCCAAGTTTTATTGGTAAGCAAAAGGAGCTTGCGGGTTCGTTCCTATTACGTGAAGTGGTTAATTCTATTAGAGTAAATCAAGAGAAGGCTATCCACAATTCAAGCAGCAAGAGCCACCTCAGCCAACTCAGAATATTCCAGAATTGGTACCCTCTAGAATAAGTCTGTTGTAACAAACTTTTATTCTCGAGACAATCGAGGCAGAGGTTTTTATCAAGGAAGAAGTAATTGTAGCTGTGGCAGATTTACCTCAAACAGAGGACGAACCCCAGCTAACTACTCTTCCTCCTATCCAAACGACTCTCAGAGACCCACTTGCCAAGTTTGCAATAAACCTGGTCATATTGCATTGCAAtgccattttcattttgatcatGCTTATCAATATAATTCACCAAAATCTTTCTTAGCCAACTGCACCTCCCCATCTGCCATTACCGATCCCTCTTGGTATCCTGACAGTGCAGCTACTCACCACATAACCCAATACCTTTCCCACCTCAACCTCTCATCTGGACCATACAATGGGCATGAACAGATTCGCTTTGGAAACGGAATAGGTCTTCAGATTCATAATATTGGTGATTCTTCCTTCCCCATTAATTCTTCCTCTTTCAAACTTCACAATCTTCTTCATATTCCttctataacaaaaaatttGGTTTCTGTCCTACAATTTTGCATTGACAATTCTTGTTTCTTCGAATTTCATTCTACCCATTTTCGTGTGAAGGACAAACTGACCAAGAAGCTCCTCATCAGTAGGCCAACCCGTAATGGGCTCTATCAATTTCCATCCTCTCCGTCGTTGTCTTCAGCCTCTGTTCATCTGGGTGAACGAGCTACTCTTTGCTGAGGTGGCTCTTATTGCTTGTGGGTAGCCAGCTTCTCTTGATTTACACTAATAAATTCAACTTAGAGTGCATCGCGGTAGCACTTATTGATGGAGGTACTTAATTAGGTACGTTGGGCGTCTCGAAGGTTGACGATCAGTAATTTATGATCGAGGATATAATAAGCAATACTACCCTAGCAGCTTGTCCATGTATGGCTCGATGATTTTCCTACTTTCTAGATCCATTCCTAAAATTGTTGGCGATTGTAGGCTTACGGTACTACTGAGCTcgatctgggttttttttttttaaatatatattcttgactatttaaaaattaaatattaccttgtaaaaaaaattgcaatggTAAAGTGCCCTCTGCCATAAAGTAGTATAGGCCGTGTGAGGTTTCACTTTCACACGCAGTACTAGTGCCTCAGCAAAACACAGCTAAGAAATAGTAAAATGATCAaaagtaaagaagaaaaattaagaagacATATTGCACTAAGTGCTAATATTTAAGCTTCACTCATTTAAAACCCTAATTAACTACAAAGTAGTACTTAAGAAAGGTGAAAGCTGGGAGTTCAACATGAGTAGAAGTACTTATAAATCGTTTTGAGGAATTAAGTCAATACCCGAACCCCTAATCCTTAATGCAGTACATGACTTGGTGAACTGCTTAGAAAGGATCATGCATGGTAAGGTGCGCTCTTGACTTCTTCCAATCTTGTACGTACATAAGCCGAAATTCTTCATCACATGATTTGTTTCCATCTCTTACTTTCCTTGCCTTTAATTTCCTTCTTCTGTTAATTACTGCAACAATGATAGACGATGATCAAAGGTGATAAGAACATGACGTACTACGTACTGCAACCCACACTAGGTCTCAGACTCTGATCAGTATATGAATGTAATGAATCCTAAGCTAATAAGAATTGGAACCCGGCCCATATATGAAAAGCCAACATTGATAGTATATGCGCGGCAAGGGAAAGGTCGTTTACCAAATCTAATGAAAAAAAGGAGAGATGCCATGCAGAGAAAGAACAACTTATAAGCTTTCCAATTACTAGCTTCTGACTTACCTACAATTTAAGGTTTGCAGATCATGCGTTCTCGAGTGACAAAGAAGCCTTAATCCTCTCCACGGTGCAAGCAATAAGATTGTTAACAGTTGCAACTGACCCAAGAGAAAGTTTTGCGGTGGGAACAGAATCAACCAAGATCTGAAAAGCAACAGTAAGGAGAGATCCGCCAGAGTCAGCTACCCCAATGGCGCCTCCTCCAAGGTCTGAGGTTCCATCAGGGAGAATGGCAAATCCTGAGGGCAGAAGGGCGACATAGTCTGGGTCCCCACCATTTAGTACGAGATTCATTGCAACAATGTCAACTGGAGCATATATCACGAAAGAGGCTGTTGGATCATTGCAACTCTCTTGTAATATCAACATGTTGCTCTGGCTTGAATTGGCACTCTACaaatttatacaatttatatatatatatatatatatatatatatatatgtagaaatTCACGTGTTAAATAGAATATAAATGGGTAACGTGTAGTATATTAGACAATAATAAggatcacaatatatatatataacatatacgAATTTACATTTACTCGAAGTAGAGACACGCAGTTGCCTGTGTCCCGCCCATTTGCAATATGTGCCATTTCTTGAACAACTCCACCATTCGAAAGAATATCCCACTGCATGTCATATGTATAGAAGTGGAAAACTTTATCAGTCCTCAGATAGAAGTGCATCGATCTTAACGTACAAGATAAGAATGGGCAATAGATTCCCTAGAAAAACAATGAACTTTCCATATCTTAGTTGCAGAATCATAATAGTTCAAATGTTGATGTGTTTTGGTTGCATATTATTTTCCTCGACAACTAGCTAGAACCTACATGATTATATGGGTTTCCACCAAGATTGTGGAAAccattattttttccaaattgaTTAACTAATTTCAGATATTCTGGATATAATGTTTATATACCTCGTTTCGATAGTTCTCATCACGCAGAAAATCAAAAACTCTCTTTGGAGAAACTGGAAGCCAGAAGGAAGTAGCGGCACTAAGAACAATGCCTGGAGGTCTGCCTGGATCATCTATGCTCTTTCGGGTCATCACCCTTACATCATCTGCCCCTGTTCCTGACAGCGTCGTCCATGTGTGTGCAGTAGAGGCACTTACTCCGGCACAAAAGCTTATCACCATTCTCTCAGCCAGTTTCAACATactctttcttccttcttgaTTTGTTATGACTAAATAGTGACAGATAAAGGtaacttttaaaatttcaaacgCAATAGTTTTCCACTTTTATAtaacatctttctttctttctttttttttttttttaaactcaaattaGAAAGAATGGCGATTGTTTGAATAATTACCACCATCATCACCAGAAGGAATGTTTGTGGCCATGGCACTTGCAAGCCTTTCACATTGCCGATCTAGGGTAGCAACCCAACGTTTTGCACCAAATGCATGACCTGAGCTAACAAGCTGATGATATAGATTGTGAACACCTCTATCATCAACTTCTACATGCTCAACCCATGttacctatgtatatatatataaattagaaaataaaaggagtaataaataaaaagccAACTCATGAAATTAGTAATCTAGATCTAGCCATGACTAGTACTATTATGACCATCACCTTTGAGTATCCATTAGGCATTTCCTGAATTAAACAACCGGAAGGTCTTCTTCGACACCTGACTGCAGGACTAGGGCGCAAACTGTCCAAGGAAACATCAACCACTGCCCAGGTCCCATCGGAAAGCTGCTTACAGTACCTTACATAATAACTCTCGCGAGTTGGAACTAAGGGTGAAGGAACTTGAAATTCTGCTGTCATCTAAAGAAACAAATTTGAGTTTATATTAGAACcagattaattattaaaacacaTAATTGGGTTTTCCATTTTGAAAACCCAACTACTTCTACACGGTACGTACAATTATTCAAGATAAAAGAACATGtatgaaaaactctatttgTAGTCacttctataaattttttgCACACTCTAGTAATGTGattaattacattattttttttaatataaaataacttatttaacCAAtcacatgattaataaaatgtgCAAACAGTCTGTAAAAGTGGCTATATACAGTAGAACTCACGTTCTGCATACAATACTTACCACTTGCAGTGCTCCATTGTAATTCCCTGCCACACCAGTTGATAGTACTTCCAGAGTCATAGCTCTTGAGACAATCCCAGAAAAAACTGTAGACCACTGATCCTGAATATAAGCATAACGGAATGGCAAAGATTAATAGGACTCAATATTAGTAAATTATTCGATGGTTGATGCCCTAAAACTATTCATAGAATAGAATCAAGCCTACCACATCCATTAGAAGCTCAACAAGGTTGATGTGGTTCATGATAACAACTGCAGTTTCTCGTGAAGCTTCGCATTTGAAGCCCGTAGGTCTGGGTCCAATCCCCCGAGGAAATGTTCTAATATATTCGTCTTCATGTAGAGTAGAAGTACCATCAAGGTTTGTCATCCATAAGGGTTCTCCCATTTGTGCCATTTTGACTAGTTCCTCCATAGCTGCAACCGCAAGCTCAATTATCATAGGTTTATCTGCTTCAGTCAGTGCACTGATTGACCTAAGAAGGTCTCCGGCACCATACATCTCTCCTCCAATGCCTGGCTGCCCACCGAAATTCCCTACTCCAAGCTCTAGTGGCCGGGGAGGAGGAACCGGAGGAGAAAGAAGAGGGTAGTTCCCAACTGGCTTGCCAACATACTTTGCTGCGATAGCTGAAATCCTATCAATCTGAAAATCGAAGGGAAAAAGTAGTCGAATATAACCATCGATCTGCGGCCAATGTTAACAAAAATAACTCACCCAGAAAACTATGAATACTTCCATATACTGCTAGTACCTCTTCCCTTAATCGGGCATTTTCGAGTCTCAAATGATGCTCATCAAAGGACATTTCTCCTATTGCAGTTGGGCCACCACAGTTGGGACATGAGGAATTGCTGAGAGCGTCTCTGTACCTCATGTTATCAGCCCGAAGCTTTTCATTATCGGTCCTAAGATGTGTGTTCTCATGGCGCTCATGCTGGGTCTGTGAGAGCGAAATCAGAGAATGAGCAAAAAGCTAAAATTGGAAATGCAGAATTAATGGAAACAATGAAACGAGAAAAGTAGGGTTGACTAGCTATATAATGTAAGCCCACTTTCAAATgttaaagaaaaaggaagatatCGTAACCGCGGCACTTTGATAGCATATTCTGATCAGAGTTTATATTTGTAAAGTAGGGGTCAAGATTCACAAATTCGTTTTTACCTTCATTTGGGTTCGCTTGTTTTGGAACCAAAATTTGATTTGCAACGGCTCTAACCCTAATTCACGGCTCAGTTCTTTCCTTTGCTTGTCATCTGGGTGTGGACACTCCTTGaagaaactaaaaatattaccaaaaaaaaagcagaaaagATATTGAAAACGAAATAGAAGTAATATTGTGTGAACAATTTGTGAAGGT harbors:
- the LOC121250748 gene encoding homeobox-leucine zipper protein HDG2 isoform X2, whose amino-acid sequence is MFQPNMNMEGHNQLHHMLDMTQNTSESDIARIRDDDFDSATKSGSDNHEGASGEDQDQRPKKKRYHRHTQHQIQEMESFFKECPHPDDKQRKELSRELGLEPLQIKFWFQNKRTQMKTQHERHENTHLRTDNEKLRADNMRYRDALSNSSCPNCGGPTAIGEMSFDEHHLRLENARLREEIDRISAIAAKYVGKPVGNYPLLSPPVPPPRPLELGVGNFGGQPGIGGEMYGAGDLLRSISALTEADKPMIIELAVAAMEELVKMAQMGEPLWMTNLDGTSTLHEDEYIRTFPRGIGPRPTGFKCEASRETAVVIMNHINLVELLMDVDQWSTVFSGIVSRAMTLEVLSTGVAGNYNGALQVMTAEFQVPSPLVPTRESYYVRYCKQLSDGTWAVVDVSLDSLRPSPAVRCRRRPSGCLIQEMPNGYSKVTWVEHVEVDDRGVHNLYHQLVSSGHAFGAKRWVATLDRQCERLASAMATNIPSGDDGVITNQEGRKSMLKLAERMVISFCAGVSASTAHTWTTLSGTGADDVRVMTRKSIDDPGRPPGIVLSAATSFWLPVSPKRVFDFLRDENYRNEWDILSNGGVVQEMAHIANGRDTGNCVSLLRSANSSQSNMLILQESCNDPTASFVIYAPVDIVAMNLVLNGGDPDYVALLPSGFAILPDGTSDLGGGAIGVADSGGSLLTVAFQILVDSVPTAKLSLGSVATVNNLIACTVERIKASLSLENA
- the LOC121250748 gene encoding homeobox-leucine zipper protein HDG2 isoform X3 is translated as MNMEGHNQLHHMLDMTQNTSESDIARIRDDDFDSATKSGSDNHEGASGEDQDQRPKKKRYHRHTQHQIQEMESFFKECPHPDDKQRKELSRELGLEPLQIKFWFQNKRTQMKTQHERHENTHLRTDNEKLRADNMRYRDALSNSSCPNCGGPTAIGEMSFDEHHLRLENARLREEIDRISAIAAKYVGKPVGNYPLLSPPVPPPRPLELGVGNFGGQPGIGGEMYGAGDLLRSISALTEADKPMIIELAVAAMEELVKMAQMGEPLWMTNLDGTSTLHEDEYIRTFPRGIGPRPTGFKCEASRETAVVIMNHINLVELLMDVDQWSTVFSGIVSRAMTLEVLSTGVAGNYNGALQVMTAEFQVPSPLVPTRESYYVRYCKQLSDGTWAVVDVSLDSLRPSPAVRCRRRPSGCLIQEMPNGYSKVTWVEHVEVDDRGVHNLYHQLVSSGHAFGAKRWVATLDRQCERLASAMATNIPSGDDGVITNQEGRKSMLKLAERMVISFCAGVSASTAHTWTTLSGTGADDVRVMTRKSIDDPGRPPGIVLSAATSFWLPVSPKRVFDFLRDENYRNEWDILSNGGVVQEMAHIANGRDTGNCVSLLRVNSANSSQSNMLILQESCNDPTASFVIYAPVDIVAMNLVLNGGDPDYVALLPSGFAILPDGTSDLGGGAIGVADSGGSLLTVAFQILVDSVPTAKLSLGSVATVNNLIACTVERIKASLSLENA
- the LOC121250748 gene encoding homeobox-leucine zipper protein HDG2 isoform X1; this encodes MFQPNMNMEGHNQLHHMLDMTQNTSESDIARIRDDDFDSATKSGSDNHEGASGEDQDQRPKKKRYHRHTQHQIQEMESFFKECPHPDDKQRKELSRELGLEPLQIKFWFQNKRTQMKTQHERHENTHLRTDNEKLRADNMRYRDALSNSSCPNCGGPTAIGEMSFDEHHLRLENARLREEIDRISAIAAKYVGKPVGNYPLLSPPVPPPRPLELGVGNFGGQPGIGGEMYGAGDLLRSISALTEADKPMIIELAVAAMEELVKMAQMGEPLWMTNLDGTSTLHEDEYIRTFPRGIGPRPTGFKCEASRETAVVIMNHINLVELLMDVDQWSTVFSGIVSRAMTLEVLSTGVAGNYNGALQVMTAEFQVPSPLVPTRESYYVRYCKQLSDGTWAVVDVSLDSLRPSPAVRCRRRPSGCLIQEMPNGYSKVTWVEHVEVDDRGVHNLYHQLVSSGHAFGAKRWVATLDRQCERLASAMATNIPSGDDGVITNQEGRKSMLKLAERMVISFCAGVSASTAHTWTTLSGTGADDVRVMTRKSIDDPGRPPGIVLSAATSFWLPVSPKRVFDFLRDENYRNEWDILSNGGVVQEMAHIANGRDTGNCVSLLRVNSANSSQSNMLILQESCNDPTASFVIYAPVDIVAMNLVLNGGDPDYVALLPSGFAILPDGTSDLGGGAIGVADSGGSLLTVAFQILVDSVPTAKLSLGSVATVNNLIACTVERIKASLSLENA
- the LOC121250748 gene encoding homeobox-leucine zipper protein HDG2 isoform X4, whose translation is MTQNTSESDIARIRDDDFDSATKSGSDNHEGASGEDQDQRPKKKRYHRHTQHQIQEMESFFKECPHPDDKQRKELSRELGLEPLQIKFWFQNKRTQMKTQHERHENTHLRTDNEKLRADNMRYRDALSNSSCPNCGGPTAIGEMSFDEHHLRLENARLREEIDRISAIAAKYVGKPVGNYPLLSPPVPPPRPLELGVGNFGGQPGIGGEMYGAGDLLRSISALTEADKPMIIELAVAAMEELVKMAQMGEPLWMTNLDGTSTLHEDEYIRTFPRGIGPRPTGFKCEASRETAVVIMNHINLVELLMDVDQWSTVFSGIVSRAMTLEVLSTGVAGNYNGALQVMTAEFQVPSPLVPTRESYYVRYCKQLSDGTWAVVDVSLDSLRPSPAVRCRRRPSGCLIQEMPNGYSKVTWVEHVEVDDRGVHNLYHQLVSSGHAFGAKRWVATLDRQCERLASAMATNIPSGDDGVITNQEGRKSMLKLAERMVISFCAGVSASTAHTWTTLSGTGADDVRVMTRKSIDDPGRPPGIVLSAATSFWLPVSPKRVFDFLRDENYRNEWDILSNGGVVQEMAHIANGRDTGNCVSLLRVNSANSSQSNMLILQESCNDPTASFVIYAPVDIVAMNLVLNGGDPDYVALLPSGFAILPDGTSDLGGGAIGVADSGGSLLTVAFQILVDSVPTAKLSLGSVATVNNLIACTVERIKASLSLENA